The Schistocerca gregaria isolate iqSchGreg1 chromosome 2, iqSchGreg1.2, whole genome shotgun sequence genome contains the following window.
atGATTAACGTAGTCGTGAAGCCACACCATTCGGTGACACGTTCACGACGCAGTGGACTTGATGCACAAAGACTGGACGTGAAGATCCCCACTCTCGGCAAATTTGTGTTTTCATCTCAACCATCagggaaaaatgagcttcgtctgtccattgtCTGGTCCAGCCCttctcaacttcaatccttgcgtgGAAGTGGAGAGCgaattttgtacggataccatttgagaatgcttCGAAGCACCCTCCGTACagaggaccacgggatgttcaactgtcgtgacgcagcacgcgcactgcctgacgattggGAGTTGCAAGCACCGTTGTCTGCCACtgcaacagtgatttcatcaaccacctgtggtacaACCGCTCGTCGGCCTCTTCTCAGAGCGACGCCCAGTTCACCAGTTGATTcggccatcatcatcatcctccgcGCAAGAGGTGGGGAAAGAGGACCCTCCTGTAAACctgtcagccggcgatattctcgaagtgcacctgcagcattactgttattttgataacagagcttcaccaataatgccttgctccttttgtccaagtttATGTTGACACTTCAATAAGGGCACTGCAGCTGGTCAGGTGTATGGACGGGggatatgaatcacgatgactgatctcgACACCTCGTGGCCGTGGTTGAAACTGGACGATGGCGCTCTGGCGCATGGAAATCatacaccccatactctggacattaatgctaccaagtttggtactcgtttggtaattagtttccgtgttataacgtgttaaatagggaaagttgaaTTATAACCGCTTGGTATTTTACATCTATTTTTTTCATGTGCTGGTAAAAGGGCAACATATAGCTTGGCTGGAGGCCTGTGCACCATCCTAGCTGACAATGGGAATTGTTTTAGGAAACTTTTTAACTTTTGTGGCGTACTGTGCTCCTATCTACAAAGCTGGGGGAGAATGTCAATGAATTCTGTGAGGAAGCTTCGGTCCTGGTTTTTATTAGGTGATCGACAATCCGCATATATCAGGTAGTTTTAGCTGTTTTATTTAGCTGAATCTCGTTCCATTAACCCATAAGCACACGTGCGTATTTTTATGACATTACTACCCGTGTGGGGTACTTTTTAGCCCACTAAGAAAAAAATACTTCCCTGAAACTGTTCAAAAAAACTGGAATGTGCGGTACACAACACATACAATTATATTTAATAACTTTTTAAGGGGTTAACACTGACATATCATAACGACAAAAATTAAATCTCACGAAGATTCTGGAGGTATTGGCTTTCATATCTAAATCAGAATCATAACTGATACATTCTTTGCAAACAGAAAATTAATATTCTTTACATATTAACCAACAACATGTAGTTTTCGTTTTCTGGTCCTTTTTCGGGGACATGCCACATCTCCGAGAAGACAGTCTAGCTTTGTTCTTTGTTACCTTTTCCACTTCAGTGATGGACCTTACAGCAGATTTGATAAGAGACGGAAAGTGTTTCAGTGTGGTGCACACTTTTTCCACATAGTGCCACCCTTCTCCTGGTAGCTTTCTTGACATCCTGCAGCCACATCCTCTGAATCATCACTATCTACCACTTTCTTAGATTTTTATCACTCTCTGAAATGTGGTGATTTCCTTCTTCAGACTCATTATTTAACTCACATTCATTTGTACAATGTTCTACATAGGATGTCATGTCTTTATCACGTTGGAATCTGCAACCTATTCCTAAAGGAGCTACAGTGGCTATGTTATCACAGGTGCTCAATAAGACAATGTGTGAAACCAGGGAACTTAGACGTTGTTACAAAGATAGTTGGTTGAAATATATGTGTATGGTCACAGCTGTAGAATTTATCTAGTAATGTTACCGACGTATCAAAGCTACAGCGAAGTGCATTTTACACGAAATGTGTGCTTACtggttaagttgttgttgttgttgtggtggtcttcaatcctgagactggtttgatgcagctctccatgctactctatcctgtgcaagcttcttcatctccacgtacctactgcaacctacatctttctgaatctgcttagtgtattcatctcttggtctccctctacgatttttaccctccacgctaccctccaatactaaattggtgatcccttgatgcctcagaacatgtcctaccaaccgatcccttcttctggtcacgttgtgccacaaactactcttcttcccaattctattcaatacctcctcattagttatgtgatctacccatctaatcttcagcattcttctgtagcaccacatttcgaaagcttatattttcttcttgtccaaactatgtatcgtccatgttacacttccatgcacggctatactccatagaaatactttcagaaacgactccctgacacttaaatatatactcgatgttaacaaatttctcttcttcagaaacgctttccttgccattgccagtctacattttatatcctctctacttcgaccatcatcagttattttgctccccaaatagcaaaactcctttactactttaagtgtctcatttctaatctaattccctcagtactcgactacattccattatcctcattttacttttgttgatgttcattttatatcctcctttcaagacactgtccattccgttcaactgctcttccaagtcctttctgtctctgacagaattacaatgtcatcggcgaactttaaagttttaatttcttctccatggattttaatacctactccgaatttttcttttgtttcctttactgcttgctcaatatacagattgaataacatcggggagacgctacaaccctgtctcactccttccctttcatgtctcgcgactcttataactgccatctggtttctgcacaaattgtaaatatcctttcgctccctgtattttacccctgccacctttagaatttcaaagacagtatttcagtcaacattgtcaaaagctttctctaagtctacaaatgctgtgcggtaacgttctcgcttcccacgcgcgggttcccgggttcgattcccggcggggtcagggattttctctgcctcgtgatggctgggtgttgtgtgatgtccttatgttagttaggtttaagtagttctaagttctagcggactgatgaccatcgatgttaagtcccatagtgctcagagccatttgaaccatctacaaatgctagaaacgaaggttcgcctttccttaatctattttctgattaATTAGCATCTGAAATTAGGTACAGATACGCTTCGGCAGCTGTGCGGTCAGTGCAGTagacggtcggagattttctccacaagggactgggtgttgtgttgtacctgCGTTCGCATCGTCGTAACTGACAAGAAAATTGTCTCCAATGCGCTATCGTATTATCTTTCCATTTCTAAGATGACTGAATGGGCACGATCCGAAAGCCAATATACTGCACCAAAACAAAAGGTCAGACACCATACACTATCCTTGaactacgagagagagagagagaggtcgtgGTGAAGAGAGGGGCGGGGGTGTATACCTTGTGGATCAGGTGCATGTCGCTACGTATTTCATCGATTCGGTGCCTGGTGAGGGCGCAGGTGCGCAGCAGCCGGCGAGCGGTGTGCACGTAGAGCAGGACGGCTGGCGCCAGTATGGGCAGCAGCGCCAGCAGGATGGTCAGTGGCGGCACCTGCTGCGACGACGGCGCCTGCGTCAGTGGCGCCAGCTCAGGAGCGCCCAAGAGCCGCGAACCGAGCAGCGCCAGCGCGCAAGATACCATTCCCAGCAGCTGCTGCTCCGGCCACTGCGACAGCGTACGCCACCTGCGCAACCGTCCCCCAACATACAGGGtcgacaggacacagcatgttgttctcaatcgagagacgtctacagaagttaaagtaacctctggcgtgtcacaggggagtgttatgggaccattgcttttcacaatatatataaatgacctagtagatagtgtcggaagtttcatgcggctttttgcggatgatgctgtagtatacagagaagttgcagcattagaaaattgtagcgaaatgcaggaagatctgcagcggataggcacttggtgcagggagtggcaactgaccattaacatagacaaaagtaatgtattgcgaatacatggaaataaggatcctttattgtatgattatgtgatagtggaacaaaccctggtagcagttacttctgtaaaatatctgggagtatgcgtacggaacaatttgaagcggaatgatcatataaaattaattgttggtagggcgggtgccaggttgagattcattgggagagcccttggaaaatgtagtccatcaacgaaggaggtggcttacaaaacactcgttagacctatacttgagtattcctcatgagtgtgggatccgaaccaggtcgggttgacagaggagatagagaagatccaaagaagagcggcgcgtttcgtcacagggttatttggaaaccttgatagcgttacggagatgtttagcaagctcaagtggcagactctgcaagagaggcgctcagcatcgcggtgtagcttgctgtctaggtttcgagagggtgcgtttgtggatgaggtatcgaatatattgcttccctctacttatacctcccgagagattcgagcgcgcacggaggctttccggcgttcgttcttcccgcgaaccatacgcgagtggaacaggaaagggaggtaatgacagtggcacgcaaagtgcccttcgcacacaccgttgtgtggcttgcggagtataaatgtagatgtagatgtagacgacgaGTCGATGAGTTCTTTCCTCATTTGAGGGGAAGACGTAAATGAACAGACATCGTCGTTACTTAATGGTTACAGTGACGGTGTATGAACTGGAATATTGTTGAGCACTACATTCACTTCAGAGATCTCGCCAGCACGAAAGAGCTGGAACAGAAGATGAAGCAGGAAACACCTCATGCCGATCAAATAAAAGTGAAACAAGTTAAACAAAATGGTCGAGTAAGTATTCAGGGGACAGCTGGAAATTTGGCTTCAAAGATGAGAGAAGAATAACACTGATTtgccataaagaaaaaaaaaagttagttcGCGATGAAGAGCTTCATGCGTGGGGTAATGAGCGTCGGGGACGGCTAGGAATTACCTTCTTGGACTCTGGGGCAGAGTTCCGCAACTTGTTGCTGCACAAAGACCAGAGGTATATGGAAACTCGCAATTGTTGCATTACAAGTCACAGAACCAGCCTCAACTGGGAGAACAGTACGCGCTGAAAGCTGCGATAAGTGGTACAATGAGAACGTATTGCAGACCAGTGAAAACTTTGAAAAAGTTGCAGAAGTTTCCGTTTTCAAACCATTCAACCTGCTTATGACCTCGTGGATTTTAGAAACGGTATGCTAGTGTCAGAATCTGACAATCTATTTTTGAAGTAAGTCTTGTTAAGGAGGGGCTGAGATCTTAGTTTAGTAAATTTAGTCAGTAAGTAGTGTTTTCGCAGTAATAAACCAGTTATCTGCAAATTGTTCTCTCTTTCAAATGGATAACAAATGAAATTATAGAGAAATAGTTGTACAGAATAAAAGTTAAGGTCTGCTTTAGTTTCTACGAAGCAGTACTATATGCAAaacaactataaataaataaataattagataCTTCTGGATACTGTAGAACCACACTTATGTTATATAATCCAGATTGTGATTCAGAAGATAAATGTGATACCAATACAACAACAGCGTCCCTCACATTGGGGCAGGTATTTGGTGGCCAGTTTCTGCAAGATTTACCTGATCTGCTCACAGACACTCATGCTTTTTTCTTAGAAAACAGGTGAGCAAATTTTCCTAGGCTAAGCTTAATTGACTACAGATGTTCAGTGTCCTCACTTTAACCCACGCGACTGGGTTAAGCTTCTCACTACCCTAAAGTTAAGAATCAAAGCCCTGCAGCAATCCAATTAGTTTTAGAGAGATTTCAAGATCCAGCCCCTTAGTCTGGCATATGTACACCGctaacagttcatctacatctacatctacatcaatactccgcaagccacctgacggtgtgtggcggagggtaccctgagtacctctatcggttctcccttctattccaatctcgtattgtacgtggaaagaaggattgtcggtatgcttctgtgtgggctctaatctctctgattttatcctcatggtctcttcgcgagatatacgtaggagggagcaatatactgcttgactcttcggtgaaggtatgttctcgaaacttcaacaaaagcccgtaccgagctactgagcgtctctcctgcagtcttccactggagtttatctatcatctccgaaacgctttcgcgattgctaaatgatcctgtaacgaaacgcgctggtctccgttggatcttctctatctcttctatcaaccctatctggtgcggatcctacactgctgagcagtattcaagcagtgggcgaacaagcgtaccgtaacctacttcctttgttgtcggattgcatttccttaggattcttccaatgaatctcagtctggcatctgctttaccgacgatcaactttatatgatcattccattttaaatcactcctaatgcgtactcccagataatttatggaattaactgcttccagttgctgacctgctattttgtagctaaatgataagggacctatctttctatgtattcacatcacattacacttgtctacattcatattcaattgccattccgtgccacatgcgtcaattcgctgcagatcctcctgcatttcagtacaattttccattgttgcaacctctcgatacaccacagcatcatctgcaatttccgatgtcatccaccaggtcatttatgtatattgtgaatagcaacggtcgtatgacactcccctgcggcacacctgaaatcactcttaattcggaagacttctctccattgagaatgacatgctccgttctgttatctaggaactcctcaatccaatcacacaattgatcttcaTGTACCTCCTCCAGCTGACTCTTGGTacacttacaaaaattttaaaaataaaaataaataaaaagcgcaccacgaaggaattattccaaTGGGACGGCACGGAAACCTGTatttgtgatgtacatgtacaggcaaacaaatgattgtaatttcagaaaaattggttgatttattcatGTGAAGTACGAGCTTTCCAAATTGACCAAATCAATAACGAGTTGGTACACTTCCGGCCCTTATGGAAGAGTTATGCggattgacattgattgacagagttgttggatgccctcctgagcgaTGCTATGCCAAATTCTGTACAGTTGGCGAGTTAAATGATCAAAATCCCGAGATCATTTtgagggccctgcccgtaatgctccaagcgttctcaacTGGGAGGGGAGGGCGGAGGGAGAGGGAAGAGATTGGGCCACCTTGTTgctcaaggtagagtttggcaagcacgaagacaagcagtagaaagtctcgccttgtgcgggcggggattattttgatgaaatgtaacccaggaagactagtaatgaagggcaacaaaacgggaggtAGAATATCGTCGGCGCACCGCgggtgctgtaagggtaccgcggatgagaaccaaaagggttctgctatgaaatggaatgacacttcagaccatcagtcctggttgtcgggtcgtacgaCGGGCGactgtgtggttggtatccctcCGGCGTTCGGGGTTTTTCAAgaaacgtcttcgctggtcaccgGAGTTGAATTTGGAGCggaactcatcagtgaagacatttctacaccagtcaatgagattccatgtcGAATGTGCCCGACATTACTCCTGACGACCTTGTAGTGAGCAGAGGTTAATGATAGCGGTCCAGCGGCTACAAGGGCGGGCGACAAACAGAATCCCTACACTTCGCCTGAAGACGATGGATATGCAATCCGTTGAAACGTTGCGACCAGAAGacaacgccactcggctgataacccgtgaagatttcatagctggaatacgccgagaaagcctgccgTCGCatatctgcgtatattgttcacgcccctgtctgcgaggcatagttactgtccaacggaTTAAACAGAACGAAATTTGCTAAGACTTTacgccctggtatcgacatgtccctgTTTACTTTCCGTGCCAGTAGTAcggtgaaactgcgctgcagcatcacacattcatccatcggccgccaaagtttacaattttgcattttccatcgATACTTAGCGTTTATTAATTTGCGTCCAATTTGCAAAACTCCTTCGTAGTTCGTCTTCTATTTGTCTTAGAGTGTTGTTTCTCATGAGTTTCTGGGCTGGCATAATTGTCAAGAGATCTACCATGACGTCTTTGTAAACTTTCCTGAATGTTAAAATTGCAAAGTAACGTAGATGGCTTGCAATAAATGTCAAACTTGTACGATACGTTAatttgatatgcagatgattagcgttTTTGTGAAACCGCATAAAGTAGGTAGGAGCAATGACATTTAGGTTGTGTATATAAAGAAAGATTGCTCTGTGGGTTCCTCAGTCAGATATTACATCTGAATGTTGCTTGCTTATGACAAGATTATATTACGTTTCCAATATTTCCAATTTCACAGCGGCAGGATTATTATTCGATGACATTGGCGCTCACATTGGCCGGAATCACATGAATGTAATTTTgaaatggaatcgatgggttcaggagggccatactcaaTGCCTTGCAGTACCTTAATGGATCAGCACGATTAGCGGTCGAGAGGACAGAGATATTATTTGCTCGGCCGTACAGAAT
Protein-coding sequences here:
- the LOC126335867 gene encoding uncharacterized protein LOC126335867, with the protein product MNVKLARADLSVPTPTVRWRTLSQWPEQQLLGMVSCALALLGSRLLGAPELAPLTQAPSSQQVPPLTILLALLPILAPAVLLYVHTARRLLRTCALTRHRIDEIRSDMHLIHKERGLSARDSAWLYSVSVRRLIYTEGSARTAAGGDAGSSRSVGVPPRLRPCSARR